From the genome of Nicotiana sylvestris chromosome 2, ASM39365v2, whole genome shotgun sequence, one region includes:
- the LOC138885142 gene encoding uncharacterized protein — translation MNGAVEAANKYIKKILRKMVENHKQWNEKLRFDLLGYRTTVHTSTGATLYMLVYGTEAVIPPEVEIPSLRIIQEVELSDEEWIRSHYEQLALIDGKRMNTVCHCQLYQNRMSRAFNKTGKPRQFAPGQLVLKKIFPHQDKAKGKFSPNWQGPYMVHRVLKGGELILVEMDGEV, via the coding sequence atgaatggagccgtagaagccgccaacaaatacatcaagaagatactaaggaagatggtagaaaaccacaagcaATGGAACGAGAAGCTACGCTTTgatttgttggggtaccgcactacagttcacacatcaaccggggcaactctttacatgctagtttatggtaccgaagctgtcatcccaCCCGAGGTAGAGatcccttctttaaggatcatacaagaagtcgaACTCAGCGATgaagaatggataaggagccactatgaacaattagcccttatagatggaaaaaggatgaacacAGTATGTCATTGTCAGCTTTAccagaatagaatgtctagagctttcaacaaaacgggcaaaccaagacagtttgcgCCAGGACAACTGGTACTGaaaaagatcttcccacatcaagataaagccaaagggaaattctctcccaactggcaaggtccttatatggttcacagggtgctaaaAGGAGGTGagctcatacttgtagaaatggacggagaagtctag